A DNA window from Zingiber officinale cultivar Zhangliang chromosome 3A, Zo_v1.1, whole genome shotgun sequence contains the following coding sequences:
- the LOC122050553 gene encoding proline-rich protein 12-like — translation MRRSTRAFALRRGVRRPRKRTLESLATDLLEIPIGVEPVGQGPTQDTAGASGSQTPIAPLEVPTSVAPIIPTPIVFTVRPAVPSAYLVPPPPVPTAYQAPPPPVPTAHPAPAPAAAVAPPPVPPPTVPPVAPTYTDPAVPPVAPALAYATTPGISPPTYPAVPPVVPPVGPAPVVPPVHTAVPTQLIDIVAARARILALAKSMKCRFTVFCGETNSSVAQSWIETLEQTFFYMTCSEWEKAELVVFHLRDEADIWWDTQRSIIELVAEDRSRMLQFIQGLDGHLQVQLASFGSSSYLETLDRTLMIESAQHRAFLDRKRKQMGPTSGQIQQPQATRKQQSGHSRPGQGSSGASGQPQKSGRSSSGHS, via the exons atgaggagatctacacgtgcATTTGCATTGAGACGTGGTGTTAgacgaccacgtaagaggactttggaatctctggcaacGGACTTGCTAGAGATCCCTATTGGggttgagcctgtcggtcagggaccGACTCAAGATACTGCAGGTGCGTCGGGCTCCCAGACCCCGAtagctcctttagaggtacctacctcggttgcaCCCATTATACCCACCCCTATAGTATTTACGGTACGACCAGCGGTACCATCGGCATACCTGGTACCACCACCACCAGTGCCTACGGCGTACCAAGCACCACCACCACCGGTGCCTACTGCACACCCAGCACCCGCACCAGCAGCAGCAGTTGCTCCACCTCCGGTACCACCACCCACTGTACCTCCAGTCGCGCCCACCTATActgaccctgcagtgccaccagTGGCACCTGCCCTAGCCTATGCAACAACACCGGGGATATCTCCCCCAACCtatccagcggtaccacctgtagtaccaCCTGTaggaccagctccagtggttccaccAGTTCATACAGCCGTCCCTACTCAGCTCATTGATATAGTTGCGGCACGAGCTCGGATCCTAGCTTTGGCGAAGTCGATGAAATGTCGATTCACAGTGTTCTGCGGAGAGACCAATTCGAGTGTGGcccagtcctggatagagactttggagcagaccttcttctacatgACTTGCTCTGaatgggagaaagcagagctggttgTTTTCCATCTACGAGACGAGGCTGATATATGGTGGGATACGCAACGTTCCATTATAG aattagttgctgaggacagatcCCGCATGCTACAGTTTATCCAAGGtctggatggacatctgcaagtacAGCTTGCCAGTTTTGGAAGTTCATCCTATTTAGAGACGTTAGACAGAACCCTCATGATTGAATCAGCTCAGCATAGAGCATTTCTggacaggaaaaggaagcagaTGGGTCCGACatcaggacagatccagcagccacaggctaCCAGAAAACAACAGAGTGGTCAcagtcggccaggtcagggtaGTTCTGGGGCTTCGGGgcagcctcagaagtcagggcgatcttcatcaggacaTTCCTGA